TTAGTGAATAATTTCATgttattcttctgcttcctcatatgggctgaattgtgtcctctccAAATTTCTATACTTAActcctaactcccagtacctcagaatgtggctgtatttggagacagggtctttaaagagataattaagttaaaatgaggtcattaggatgggccctaatccaacatgactggtgtccttataagaagaaatttggaCTGACCTGGGAGTGAAGCCACTACCACCGTGAGCCTCCTCAAGAAGCTCAAGAGTGatataaatagaactaccctacgacccagcaattgcactactaagtatttattcaagggatacaggtatgctgtttaaaaggggtacatgcaccccaatgtttatagcagcactatcaatagccaaagtatgaaaagagcccaaatgtccatcaatggatgaatggataaagaagacacacacacacacacacacaatggagtattactcggcaaccaaaaagaatgaaatcttgccacttgcaactacgtgaatggaactagagggtattatgctaaacgaaattagagaaagacaaatatatggcttcactcatatgaggactgtaagacacagaacagatgaacacaaggaaagcaaaataatataaaaacagggaagtgtacaaaacataagagactcttaaatgtggaacaaacagggttactgagtggttgtgggaggggggatgggctaaatgggtaaggggcattaaggagtctactcctgaaatccttgttgcactatatgctaactaatttggatgtaaattaaatacatacatacatacatacatacatacataaaagaagCTCAAGAGTGAGATGACCCCAGAGGAGCTACAGAAGTGGGAGGATGAAGAGTTTAACACGGGTCCAACTCTCTGTGCTCACACAGTCAAGAacgcccaagtgttcatcaactgcTGCAACAAGAAGCCCCTGGGCCCTGGGAAGGCCTTTGACAGGCATAGCACCATGGTGCTGGAGAATGTGAGAGATGTGGACTGATGTCCCCAGGAGTGGCAAGAGTAAGAAGTCCAAGCCAATCAACAAAACCACTGCATCTCCAAGATGTTCCTGTGTGGGACTGGGTCATTGTGGTCCTGCAGAACCTACTTATCGAAGGCAAGCAGGGACCTCCTCCTCACAGTTGGAATTCCCTCATCCTTTGAAGACCTGCCCTTTGGAATGGGAATAATAAAGTCTTAGGTTTTTTctgtggcaaagaaaaaaaaaaaaaaagagagagagcgagagagagaagaaatttgGACATAGAAGTATACAGAGAGAAGTTGTAAAGGCACAGGGAGatggccatctataagccaaggaaaaaGGCCTGGCACAAATCCTTCCCTCATGACCTTCAGAAGGAAGCAATCCTGACACCTTCATCTTAGACTTGTAACTTCCAGAAgtgtgaggaataaatttctgttgtttaagccacccattctGTGGTACTGTTACAGCAGGCCTAGCAAATTAATACACCTCACACTCAAACTACTTCATAATTGTAGAAACTTGAATCATGAGTCAGAAGCTATGGAATCATATAGCAAAcaacctggggagggggaggtcagAAAAGAGGTCCCAGAGGAAGTGACAGCTAAACTGgacatttaaggaagaggtgTTAACTGCACAGTGGGCTAAAGGATGGGTTGTTCCAggtagaaaggaccagaaaaaaCGACTAACTTCCAACATGCTCCCTCCATCTACTTTTTATCCGTTTAATCCATTCTCTCCACTGCATCAGCATTGTGTTGCTAAGACACATATCATGACAAGTTATTCTGGCTCCAAACTGTGTGGCTTCCTGCTGTGTTCAGGATAAAAGCAAAATCTTTAACTAGGCCCTCCATCACCAGGCCCTACCTAATTTCAGCATTATTTCATGCCATTTCATCCCCACTCactttcagtttttattacaaaagaCTTCTTTAGGTTTTCCCAACAGCTTCTTCTAGTTTCAAGGCTCCCCCCTACCACAAGCTATTCAACTTATATGGAATACTGTTCTCATGCTCACCTCTTTTAACTAATTAATCCCTATTCATCTTTCATATCTCTGCTGATTAAATCAGTAGGCTCCTTACTCTGCGTTTTTTCATAACACTTCTTCCAAGTGTAATTAAACTAATTATGCAATTACTTAAAGTCTGTCTCCTCCATTAAACCGTAAGGACCCGTGTCTTGGTCCCCTGGGTCTGACATTGTGCTTAACTCATGTAAGTacccaataaatatgtgttgaatgaaaagCAATGGTTCCACTGGAAAACTAAAATATGTTTTGTGTGACTTTTTAGAGGAATTATTCAAAAactctcctggggcgcctgggtggctcagtcggttgagcgaccgacttcggctcaggtcatgatctcatggtttgtgagttcaagccctgcatcgggttctgtgctgccagctcagagcctggagcctgcttctgattctgtgtctccctctctctctgaccctcccccactcatgctctgtctctctctgcctcagaaataaataaacattaaaaaaaaaattaaaaaaaaaaactctcctaAAACCACAGtggctagggcacctgggtgactcagtaagttaagtgcctgactctaggttttggctcatgtcatgatctcacagtttgtgggattgagccctgtgtcaggctctgagctggcagtgcagagcctgcttgggattctctgtctccctctctctcaaaaataaataaatatacattaaaaaaaaaaaacaaaaaacctcagtgGCTTCTGGTGGgactataaaatacataaaatacatgcaGAGTGACAAGTTTTTAGACTGACTTGACCTCCTTCAGGTAGCCTGTGCGTACTGACTATAGTGTCTATGAGACAAAGCCTCTATCCCCTCCTTTCTTGGTATTATAACCTGGAATTCTCAAACTTCtgaatgtttgttttcctcttcacAGTCCTAAACCTAGGGGCTGAAcagggtggtggggtgggaaCCCAAGACCCAGGCCCAGCAGTGTCACGAAACCACGGGATCGCACTGCCATAATGGCACGCCAAGAACCAATTTTGGGCACTCTGGGGGAGCATGTAAGTGCTGCAAACTGCCAGTAGATGGCACTACTCCATCAAGGTACCTAATTCAAGAAAGTAGAACTGGAATTCAGCCACATTCTTGTTCCTCCAGAACCAAAAGAAGTCTGGGCTTGGGGCTGGTGCAATCCAGCGTCCCTAGGTCTGGCATTCCTAAGGGAAACCATTTTTATCTTGGGTCTGACCAGACAAATAAGACAAGCAAGTAGTATGGATGTTCCAGTGGTTTTATTAACTCCTTCTTTCTGGGGGTGGCAGGACCTTGTAGCTGGAGAGCTGGAAAGGAAACCACAGAGTGGTGGTCTCAGTATGGATCATTAAAAGGATACAGAGGGTGCCCTGCATCTCTCGGGACCCTCTTCCCATCCAcctggaaagagagacagacagatgacTATTAGCAGGAATTGACATTCCAAAGACACAAGGCATTTTTTCCCTGAATCTTCATAAACAATGTCACCTGTAAGCACTATGACAGATGGCAGTGGCAGGACCTGGACCTCAGACAATGCCAGTGTCAGCACTCCAGCAAACCATAGTCTGTTATATACCTGCCCCTGCCCCTAAGAAATTGCAGTCTCAGCTGGGATAAGGAATTATTTATATCCCTATGTGTAAAAGGCTTCAACCCAACCTCAATCCCTCTACCAAGGTTGAGAATGCCTTCTAGGCTCCTCTTATTTATACCATTTACTGAGAACTTGCTATGTGGCAAGAACTGGGAACTTGCTATGTCTCAGTttactgggaaactgaggcttggagaagttaaataacttgttctaGGTCACAAGGTCATATAGCCTGGGACTCACAGGCTATATGCTTTATTCCCAAGCCATACTACTTCCCCaagcttaataaaaataaaaaagcccacTGTGTGCAGGAACAGCAGTCCTACCAACAACATCCTGCCTCTCCTCTGACCAGCAAGGTTGAGGCCAGTTTTGGGCCAGACTCCTGCCGCAAAACTTACATTTATTCTCTAACTCTAGCACATGATATATACTCACAGTGATCATGGGCACAATATATCGCCAATTTTTATTCAGGGTGTCTAACTGCTTCATCTCTTCTGGGCTAAAGGTGAAGTCAAACACCTGGGGAGGGAAAGTGGAGGTCAGGAAAGCCAGCTTTGTGTGTGGAAGTTGAGATTCCAGAACACTGCCTTCTTGCCAGGCAGAGTCGGAGCCAGACTGTGTCCCAATGGtctaaaagagaaaggacccatcACCAAGTACCTGGATGTTCTGAAGGATACGTGAAGGTGTGATACTCTTGGGGATGGAGATCACTTTCCGCTGGACCTGCCACCTAAGGTGGGTGATTGAAATAGAATTAGGAAGAGGAGTCAGTACTCACAAGCAGTGTTTTGTCTTCCACGCAGTGTTCTCTAAACTCCTGGACTCCCTGAGCCTCACTAGAATGGGGAACATGCCTCAGAGTAGCTTCCCCCAGATTACATACATGGCAAGATTAGCAACCACATCCCTTAACACTTGCCTCCCAATCCagtgccctcccccacctttctccAAGACTGCGCACACCTGAGCAGGATCTGAGCCGGAGACCGGCCATACTTTTCAGCCAGTGCCAAGACCACTGGCTCCTCCAGTAGGACAGGCTCATTAGGATCACGCCAAGCACGATCAGAGGAGCCCAGAGGACTATAAGCAGTCACCTCCAGGCCACGTGCTTGGCAGTGGGCAATCAGCTCCTTCTGAGCCAGGTATGGGTGGCATTCCACCTGAATCAAGAAAAAACCCATTACTATAGGTTGGCCACACCCAAATTTTAGAACCCCACCCACACATCTTGACCAACCTTGCACTGCTgatccccccacttcccctcaaATCACTTTTCTCACTCTCCATCTTCTACTGTCCATTTCATTCTCTTCCCACACTTCaatgcctttcatttatttttggttttctaataTTCTTATATTTGATATGAACCAATATATAGTACTTGTTCTGACAGAAACTtactttatctatttttaattttttttaaagtttatttatttgagagagagagcaggggaggggctgagatagaaggagagagaaaatcccaagcaggctccacgctgtcagcacagagccctacgtggggctcgaactccctgagatcatgacctgagccgagacctgagctgaaaccaagaatcatatgcttaacccactgagctacctaggcaccctcAATCTTACTTTGTATGTatgttattcatatttatttccattgtgTTTCAGTCAAACAGACTTTTTTagcttttttgaaatttaattccagtgtagttaactcAATGCCCtttatctttaagtttttattttttggggcacctgggtggcttagtcagttgagtgtctgactcttgattttggttttggtcgtgatctcagggtcatgggatcaagccctgtgttgggctctgcactgagcttggagcctgcttgggattctctccctctgtccctcttcccaactcacacactctctaaaataaaaattaaaaaaaatttaagttttttttttaaatgtttatttttgagaaagacaagctcgaacaggggaggggcagagacagagagagggagacacagaatctgaagcaggctccaggctctgagctgtcagcatagcactcaacacagggctcgatcccataaccctgggctcacaacctgagccgaaatcaagagttagacactcaacagactgagctacccaggcacccttagtgCCCTTCTTTATGCATAGAATTTTACACTAACACTTCTGAAAACTTGCTAACCATCTCCATAAAACAGATGCATCATCTGCTCACTCATGTTCTTGAACACACATATACCCCCAAACCAACAGATCTGCTTTGCTGTACTTACCTGCAAGACAGCTGGGCGCACAGACGCCACACTGAGCACGTCATCAATCTGCCGACTGCTGAAGTTGGACAGGCCCAGTGCCCGTACCAGCCCCTTATCCACCAGTGCCTCCAGAGCCTTCCAGGTCTCCTTGTAGTGGGTAGAATCATAGCGGATAGTCCCATCAACATTCTTAGGGAAAGGGTTGTCTCCTCGCCTAAGTGAAAGACAGTTCCCCATGAGTGGGCACAAATGTAGGCCTCCTACCTTACCTGCCCATCCAGCCACTCTGTGTCCCCATACTAAGCCCAGAAAGGGCAAAAAGCCAAGAATAAGAAACCTTATTAAAGAaaccctttggggcgcctgggtggcttggtcggttgagcgtccgacttcggctcaggtcatgatctcatggtctatgagttcgagccccgcgtcgggctctgtgctgaccgctcagagcctgcagcctgtttcagattctgtgtctccctctctctctgcccctcccttgttcatgctctgtctctctctgtctcaaaaataaataaacattgaaaaaaaaaaaaaaaataaaaaaaaaaaaaaaaagaaaccctttgAGGTCATGACCCAGGCATTAACTTTATACAGAATGCCCATTTCCGCTCCTCTTCTTCCTAGACACATTGTACCTCTTCTCCTCTGGAAAATCTTGAACTTCTTCCCCCTcagagagttgcatgctcttgcAACCTTCTTTCATTACAGTGCACAGAGCTGATGGTAAGGCTCCTTTCACGCCCTCTGCTGGAGCTGACTCTCTACAGCAATCTCTAGGCCTAGCTTAGAAGCTAGTagttttttgaataaataaagggggcaggagggaccACCCGTGCACCCCTAGGGTACACACCATGCGAAGCTGCACTCCTTTTCTGTAGCTAAACTTCTGGCTGCTGTGGCATAAAAGGCTGAGTTCCCACAGGAAGCTGAGGAatgttcctctcctgctctgctcctgctctgctccTGTGCCTTATAAGTTCCTGACCTGACTCCCACAACACCCGACTCCCTGGATAAAGACCCTGGCAAGACTCACTCAAAGGCATAAGGCCAGTGCATTAGGTACAGGTCCAAATACTCCAGCTGGAGGTCAGCCAGTGTCTTCCGGAGGGCAGGCTCCACATCCTCAGGGTGGTGTTTAGTGTTCCACAGCTTGGAAGTCACAAACACCTCCTCTCGAGGCACCACCTGGTACAGGGGGCAGGGCCCATAGTGAGAAGAGCCCTGGGCACCCAGtcacccaccctcacctctgGGAAACTGATTAGAAGGAAGGTGCTTTCAGATCCCTctgtccaggtgccccagctccaGAGCTCTCTCACCCCATCCCTCTGTAGCCCCAGACCTCACCTTGCCAGGTCCCACATTCTCCTTCAAGGCCTCCCCAATCTCCGTCTCATTGCCATAAATAGCAGCACAGTCAATGTGGCGGTAGCCTACACTCAGGGCGTACTTAACAGCAGCCTTTACCTGCCAGGTGAGAGAAGCAGAGGTTTCAGCTCTGCTGGCCTAGGCCAGAAACTGCCCTAGGCCAGGAACTGCCCTCCTGAGGGCcactgatgggggaggggcaggatgaCTGCAGTTATCCATAAAGTAGGGGTGAAAAGATGAAAGATGGTTCTAGTTGAGGGGACCAGAAGCCTCTTCAGAGACCCCAACCCCTTTGTGCCTACCCCAATAACCCCCAAGTTTCCCTCCTACCTAAGCAATCTCAACGCGAGCCCAGCAAAAAACTACCATCGTATTCCCAGTTAGATGCTCAGCAGGTGGATGTATCCTTTGACAGAGAACAGAAATATAGGTCATGGACACAGGTTCTCTAGTTCTGAAGAGCTGGTTACAGAAACATGATATACACGTAAATAATTTGTACGCCAACGCACAGAGAAATGCTTATGGAGCCGTGAAGATCAAGTGAGTTCTGGCAGTTCAGGGAAGCAGAAGAACTCTGAGAGCGGAAGAAAATTAAGGAAGGCAGAGAAGTAAGATGGAGGCTGGGCTCAGAGCCCTCtgttaggaaagaagaaagcagacacCAGGTAGGAGGACAGGTCAGTCAATTTGCTAAAAAACAGACTAGAAACATGGCAGCAGAAGCAAAACCAACAGTGTCAGGGCCTTGCCATTCAAGATCCCCATCTAGGTATAGCTCTTACTATCCAGACGTACTCCCCTCACCCCTACTGCCCCATACCCCTAGTTTTGGCCCAGTTCTGACTTCCACCTCCTGCCTTTATGTAGCTCCTGGACGTGTCCTGGGCCATGTCAGTGCCTGCCTGGAGCACAAAGACCCTGACTCCAGGGTTCTAGGCAACTGCAGGAatgaaagcaaagggaaaagaggcaGAGGACAACACAAATACCAGCCTAAATCCCTGAGAGAAGAGGCTGTTCTCCCTGCCTGAGTCCCTCTCAAACTTAATCCCCAAACTTCTCTAAAGCCTGATTCAGATTTCCAAAGAACAAGGAAGAAGACCTGGGAAGATGCCCCACCCCAGGTGGGAGCAGATCTCTATTCCCATGCTCCCCTAAGATGAAGAGTTGACAGCAGGGGTTATTATACTCCAGCTCGCAgctgccttttgttttttccagccCTTGTGCTAAGAATGACTTTTACACCTTTAAAAGGTTACATGAATGCATAATCACCTCCGTTTTGCAACTTATCCAGCAAAATCTAAATTATTAACCATCTggttctttaagaaaaagtttgctaacccTTGGTCTACACAGCTGACATAGTTATTCTTCAAATCCTGACACCTGCTGTTGTCTATCTCTGGACTGGGCATTAGGGAGTGGCCCAGTCCTCAAGGAACCCTGTGTAGGAGAGGGAGACATGATCACCGCGCAAGGTGGTAAGTGGCATTATGAGGGGTCAGCATAGGGCCAGGCACAGAGGGATCCCATGTCTGCCACAGCACTCAGTGCAGATCCAATTAGGGAAAGAGTTCCTTCCTATTCGCTCGGCCCTACCGGGCCCCTCAGCCCTTCCTCTGAGTCAGCTGAGGAAGCCAAGGGCTCACTGCTGGTCTCTTCTCTTGTTTCTTCCCACTGCCCTTCAGGCTCATCCCTACATGAAATGGAGTATAGGGTTGGGGCTGCTAGGGAAAGTGCTGGGACCATCTCCCAAATACTGCCTCTTCCCTAGCAGAGGCACAAGAagctctcctctttttcctccatcTCTCACCTGGCCAGGATCGCTCTTCCAGGTGCCCAGTCCAATCAGGGGCATCTTCTGCCCAGTGTGCAGGAGGACACAGGAAGCCGCCATGTTCCCTGAAACACAGATGGGAAGAGAATGGTGTGGGGGTCAGTGCTGCTTGAGCTTCAGCCACCCACCTGTCAAGACTCCTGTAAAACATGGATGGTAAAGGGAGCACAGCGGCGAAAGGAGAACAAACACATGGTTGTGTATACATGCCTGTGAGCAGAGGGCAGCTAAGACAGGGTGACTAGAACCAACCAAAGTCAGGAGCTCCTGGACAAATATTAACCGGACCATCAGTTTAGCTGCCTTTCTTCTACCAGGCTAAAGGTCTATGTTAGACAGTTCTAATACCTAAAAACAAAGGTGGGTGGCTCCCTGAAGTACCCAGCCTTGACTACATAAGGTCTCAAACCAGTGTAGGACAGGTAAAGGCCATTATGAAACAAAGTGAGACCAAGTGACAGAACAAGCTCAGGGATGGGTCACTTCTCTGAAGATGAAATGAACATCCGCAGGAGGTTGTCAGAAACTACAGATTCTCCTAGTCCCTCACAAAGATGTCTGATCAGCATGTTACGAGGCCTGAGTGGGTTATTACAAGGGAAGTAgaccattgttttaaaaaaaaaaaaaaaaaaaaaaaagctcagagaggtgaagttatTTGCCTTGAATCAACAGCTaagaagtggcagagccaagcATTCAAGGAAGAGCCAatggaaaaaggcaagaaaagagaggTAAACACAGATTCATAATATACTTGTGCTATGCCTCACAGTAGACACATATCACAGTGTGCTACAGAAAAGCAAATGACTTCTGCAGAGCAAGGACCAGGGAATATTGACATTGGCTTTTAAGAGTAAGTTGGACTTTCCTAAGAGTCAAGGGGAAAAGGTTTTCCAGGAAGGGTAATTAGACACAGCAGAAAGCAGTAAATTATAGACACAGGAAAATTTCCAACTGAACAAAACAGGTGGGTGATTGGAACAACCCTCTTTGGAGAGCTATGAAAATCAGAAGTCTCCAAATGACCCACGGATACTCATTCAGGCAGCAAATGCTTAATATTCCTGGCCGTGTGCTAGATCTAAGAGACATACATATTCAAATAAAGCCCCTGCCCTCTTGGAGTTTATGGGCTAGTAGGGGCTGGACTGAGGATATCAGTACAATGTATAAGATAGGAGCAAAATCTGCTCAAGTGCTATAAGAAAAGAGTAACCCTGCTAGGATGGCTTCATGGAGGGGATatttgagttgtctttttttttttttaagattttatttttaagtattcttggggtgcctgggtggctcagttggttgagcatctgacttcagctcaagtcatgatctcatgatttgtgagtttgggccccacgtcgggctctgtgctgacagctcagagcctggaacctgcttcagattctgtgtctccctctctctctgcctctcccccactcatgctctgtctctctccctctctctctcaaaaataaataaacattaaaaaagtttaaaaaaaacgattttatttttaagtattctttacaccaatgtggggcccaaacccacaaccccaaagtcaagagtcgcatgctctatcaactgagccagccaggcatgccAAGTCAAGTCTTGATGAATAGCAATTATCCAAgcgaaagggaaaaaagaaagaatgctcaCCCTAGAGCGGATAAGGTAGAAGCCTTTTCCCTTGATTTCATTAGTACTATAGATATCACCCCCTTGGGACTGATTTCATTGCCAGCAATACCTTTATAAATATAACCTTTGTTTCCAAGTTCTGAAAAGACATCCAGAATATTATGGTAGAGCAAGAACTAAGACAAGTTCTAAGTATAACTGACACATCAAAATTGTCTTTCCTGATACGTCTGACTccggaagaattttttttttttttttataaatgtttatttttgagagcaagaaagagagcaggagaggggcagagagagaggggacaaaggatccaaagcaggctctgcattgagagcAGAGAGtccgacatgggcttgaactcacgaaccagaacatcatgacctgagccaaagtcagatgcttaatggactgagccacccaggcgcccctgcaagaACTTTACAGTCTAGCATAACCTGGTTATGGAGACCACCTGTttctgctaaaacaaaaacaaaaagttcaatCTGGGCATCAAACCACAGATCACTTGAGTGCTAGCAAACTTCCCAGGGATATAAACTTGCCAGAGGATCAGGCAATCATGTCTGGACTTCACAGGAGCAGCTAGCCTGCCAGTTGCCACCAGGGTCTGTGGCTGGTTTCCTGGGCTTGATCCCCAAACAAGTGACCGTTGGCCTCTCCCGGATTTCCCAGCACACACTGGAGAACTCTGAAATTACACGTGGACTTAGACTGAGAGCCTTGAACAAAGGCCTGATCTAAGGcgaaaggaagaagaaacctgatgcttgtttctctttcttttgatgCTGAAACTGAAAACCCAAAACAATGAGGcttggggttgggggttgggggggggggttgggatcATACAAGTAGGAAGACCTAACAAAGAGCTTCAAAGAACAAGAGCTCCAAGGGAGGGAATAGAAAAGTCTCTGCAAAGAACAAATGTTTTCCTCTAGGACAGGAAGTCATACTCTGCCAGCTCTGGACTTCCTCATCTTCTGCCTGAGGCATTGGCTTTCCAGCCTTCTCCTGAATTAACAGGCTCTGAAGTTGTCAGAAACTGCCTAGCTTGGCCTCTGGCAACACTCAGAAACCCTCATGTTAATTTGGGAAGGTTTTActcatgaaagagagaaaaactgggTCTGCATAGGGAGAGGTAGAATCAGGTCTCAGATTttagtggtgcctggctggctcagtcagtggagcatgtaactcttgatcctggggttttaagttcaagccccacactgggtacagagattactcaaactctttttttttttttttttaaggactcaGGTTTTATTATTCCTAAATCAGTGCCTATGTTTCTTCTCAGAGGAGGGCTCTATAGCCGCTGCTTGCATGCAGGGAtctcaaaaacacaggaaaaagaggaagcagtATTTACATGAATGTTCCTGGGCTGCATGGGCCTTTCCTTTACTTCCTATAAATGTTGGTGTCCCTCAGAGTTCTGTTCCCAATCCTCTTCTCACTCCCTAGTTAAGCTCATGTCTTCAGTTATCACTTTAAGCACTGATTCTGCCCACCCTAGTTCTGTACATTCAACTCCCTGGAGATATCTCTACCAGTATGCCCTATAGGTATCTAAGACTCAAAAtatccaaaactgaactcatcaAATCCAACAGCAGAGCACAAAGGAATCAGTTCAGGGCCTGGGGTTGCACAGACCTGAATCTGAATCTCAgcaccccttcccccatttgGAAGAGAAACTAGATCTAAAGCACTTTGCACAGTACCTGACCCATGCATGTTCTTCTTTCTGTATACTCTCTCTCACAAGGGACTCAAGGGCCTGGATAACAACTGTTAAAGCAAATCAGACAACAAGTTCACAGTATAATCCATCTGATAAAGTTTTGGAGTCGGGGGTGGGAGGTGgacaggttctgagctgacagccaagaaagaattttctaagtctttggtacaaaaaggtgattttattgaagcagaaagagctgcactggggttgtaaAGAGTGACTGTTTATATACTAAGGAGTTGGAGGAGGTCAAGTCAAGGGGAAGTTTTCAAAGAGATTTTCAGATGCTAAAGAAGATTCTCAGAATACTGCAGGCCTAGCTATTTGTCAAGTTAAGGCTGTTTtaccctctagcaaagcattggGAGTTAAGACATAgggagttggggcgcctgggtggctcaggtcatgatctcacggtccgtgagttcaagccccgtgtcgggctctgtgctgccagctcagagcctggagcctgtttcagattctgtgtctccctctctctgaccctccc
Above is a window of Panthera uncia isolate 11264 chromosome C1 unlocalized genomic scaffold, Puncia_PCG_1.0 HiC_scaffold_4, whole genome shotgun sequence DNA encoding:
- the AKR1A1 gene encoding aldo-keto reductase family 1 member A1 isoform X2 → MAASCVLLHTGQKMPLIGLGTWKSDPGQVVPREEVFVTSKLWNTKHHPEDVEPALRKTLADLQLEYLDLYLMHWPYAFERGDNPFPKNVDGTIRYDSTHYKETWKALEALVDKGLVRALGLSNFSSRQIDDVLSVASVRPAVLQVECHPYLAQKELIAHCQARGLEVTAYSPLGSSDRAWRDPNEPVLLEEPVVLALAEKYGRSPAQILLRWQVQRKVISIPKSITPSRILQNIQVFDFTFSPEEMKQLDTLNKNWRYIVPMITVDGKRVPRDAGHPLYPFNDPY
- the AKR1A1 gene encoding aldo-keto reductase family 1 member A1 isoform X1; translated protein: MAASCVLLHTGQKMPLIGLGTWKSDPGQVKAAVKYALSVGYRHIDCAAIYGNETEIGEALKENVGPGKVVPREEVFVTSKLWNTKHHPEDVEPALRKTLADLQLEYLDLYLMHWPYAFERGDNPFPKNVDGTIRYDSTHYKETWKALEALVDKGLVRALGLSNFSSRQIDDVLSVASVRPAVLQVECHPYLAQKELIAHCQARGLEVTAYSPLGSSDRAWRDPNEPVLLEEPVVLALAEKYGRSPAQILLRWQVQRKVISIPKSITPSRILQNIQVFDFTFSPEEMKQLDTLNKNWRYIVPMITVDGKRVPRDAGHPLYPFNDPY